A single window of Mangifera indica cultivar Alphonso chromosome 18, CATAS_Mindica_2.1, whole genome shotgun sequence DNA harbors:
- the LOC123202096 gene encoding putative disease resistance protein At3g14460 isoform X3: protein MPISFPAGKLIFKSPTRFKASLIVIVFHMAVDAFSVSHVFQVTLDRLVSREFMYLSRRHGVALQLEKLKTNLLQIQEAIDYVMRHRHYHEAATVKLWLDELLDLAYDVDDIVDGFATDMFGHELMAQHYFSISKVRNLIPACFTPNISMASKIEDINRHFRKFFAPIPIETSIAVQKIPPPMWSPTKSGFYGRDEDKAKILEMVLSDESSYISIVGMGGIGKTRIVQEVYNDKAVEGFSKAWVDVHYDTDIPRIHNHLLRRTTLPFQKSVEYLIEQAIATIGKKFLFVLDDVWIENDIGWELLGTTFLDAAAGSKIIVTSRNVAVVTTHPSKCYNLNLLTKDAFWAIFEEHAFEIGGSNPQGTSPLIREKVVEKIRGLPLAARTLGDMLRSKHINEWENILNEKTFSFSYESTFNFSYESEIFRVLETSYTNLPSYLKGCFAYCAILNEDYEFEEKELVLLWAADGMILLPSVGQKTLKDVGVKYFQALLEWSIFQPSSSNTSKFRMHGFLISLARRILGKRSFQLGEDFIISKRFDKIRYFSYISDNYDRIEKFEVLHRMTHLRTFLPTARGDNTLYLSNMVLFYLLPKLKTLRALSLENYYITMLPNSIGDLKLLRYLNLSNTEIRSIPESTSLLFNLQCLILKHCARLIRLPSNVGSLINLYYLDITRVKLVEMPLGMENLKRLHVLSNFVVGKNKGSSIKVLKNLKCLFGELCISRLENVIMDFRGYILADNKDLEVLVLEWGSQLDDSRDKAKEKEVLDLLQPHTNLRKLTIKCYGGLVFPSWVGDPSYSNMVVLRLENCEKCTMLPSLGQLSMLKALTIKGMVGIKRIGLEIYGENCSRPFPSLETICFEDLQEWEYWDLIKENERVNSFPCLQELSILDCPNLCGQLPDHVSSLEKLVICECKRLVVSFNYLPSLKKLFIHECQQLVVSISSFPVLCELEVVGCERMVCHSPFDFKSLKSMTLSYISETSNWFLQEFEKVEQLKIVNCEELIDPWLNRICFQNLAERMHSFTSLRELCIENCNRLVSFSEASFLSVLRVLKIKNCSALKFVYEGLKNDDGQVEILQIEDCHSLTFLTRGYLPPFLKQLSLKNCKKFQGLLDDKKDTCSSSTTLVHDEDVTNASANLLEYLYISQCPSLTFLSPKDQLFVVLKHLDIRECLELRTLLLQGQLPTTLEHLEISGCLELTRLSTKGLLPKALKHLDIADCPKLKSIAKSFNKGMSVGFIQIKNCKNLEFIPEGIHNLNSLHTMYLQDCPSLVSFPLEGFPNTNSTVLSIERCKKLKALPSGLHNLHCLRQLVIWQCPSIMSIPKEGFPTNLTSLSIADLNLYTSLFEWGLHNLTSLRSLEIRGCLDAICFPIEEMSMVLPTSLTQLAIRCFPKLKYLSSRGFETLSSLEELSISDCPMLSSFPKSLPPSLLQLYISNCPTLKKHCRRNKGQEWSKIADIPRVRIDYEFIYDT, encoded by the exons ATGCCAATTTCTTTTCCAGCTGGAAAACTCATCTTCAAATCTCCTACCCGATTCAAAGCCTCTCTCATCGTCATCGTCTTCCATATGGCCGTGGATGCGTTCTCTGTGTCTCATGTTTTCCAAGTGACACTTGACAGACTGGTGTCCAGGGAGTTTATGTATCTTTCACGTCGGCACGGGGTAGCTTTACAGCTGGaaaagttgaaaacaaatttgttGCAGATTCAAGAAGCCATCGACTATGTAATGAGACATCGACACTACCACGAGGCAGCAACTGTGAAATTGTGGCTGGACGAGTTACTGGACTTGGCTTATGATGTGGATGACATAGTGGATGGATTTGCAACTGATAT GTTCGGGCATGAGCTGATGGCCCAACATTATTTTAGCATTAGCAAGGTGCGTAACCTTATCCCTGCTTGTTTTACTCCAAATATCAGCATGGCGTCCAAGATAGAAGATATCAATCGccattttagaaaattttttgccCCAATTCCTATAGAGACATCAATAGCTGTACAGAAAATACCACCCCCGATGTGGTCACCTACAAAATCTGGTTTTTACGGGCGAGATGAGGATAAAGCCAAGATACTTGAAATGGTGTTAAGTGACGAATCAAGTTATATAAGCATTGTTGGAATGGGAGGGATTGGCAAAACAAGGATAGTCCAGGAGGTCTACAACGACAAGGCTGTGGAAGGTTTCAGCAAAGCATGGGTAGATGTCCATTATGACACCGATATTCCACGAATTCACAATCATCTTCTCCGGCGGACCACTTTACCATTTCAAAAATCAGTAGAATATCTAATTGAACAGGCAATAGCTacaattggaaaaaaattcttgtttgtCTTGGATGACGTTTGGATTGAGAATGATATCGGTTGGGAACTCCTCGGGACAACTTTTCTGGATGCAGCTGCAGGAAGTAAAATAATTGTGACTTCACGTAATGTCGCTGTTGTAACTACACATCCGAGTAAATGTTATAACTTGAATCTCCTAACAAAAGATGCCTTCTGGGCTATATTTGAGGAGCATGCATTTGAGATTGGGGGCAGTAATCCACAAGGAACTTCACCCCTAATTCGAGAGAAAGTTGTTGAAAAGATCCGAGGCTTGCCTCTGGCTGCAAGGACTCTTGGTGACATGTTACGCTCTAAGCACATAAATGAGTGGGAAaacattttgaatgaaaaaacaTTCAGTTTTTCGTATGAATcaacattcaatttttcatatgaATCAGAAATTTTCCGTGTGTTAGAAACAAGTTACACGAATCTTCCTTCTTATCTAAAAGGGTGTTTTGCTTATTGTGCAATTTTAAATGAGGATTATGAATTTGAGGAGAAGGAACTTGTACTTTTATGGGCTGCAGATGGTATGATCCTTCTACCATCTGTAGGCCAAAAAACATTGAAAGATGTGGgtgttaaatattttcaagcttTACTAGAATGGTCAATTTTTCAACCATCAAGCAGTAATACTTCCAAGTTTAGAATGCAtggttttttaattagtttggcCCGGAGGATTTTGGGGAAAAGAAGTTTTCAGTTGGGAGaggattttataatttcaaaaagatTTGATAAGATTCGCTATTTTTCTTACATTAGTGATAATTACGATCGAATAGAAAAATTTGAAGTTCTCCATAGAATGACGCACTTAAGGACTTTTCTGCCAACTGCTAGAGGTGACAATACTCTATACTTGAGTAACATGgttcttttttatttgctaCCAAAGTTGAAAACATTGAGGGCATTATCTttggaaaattattatatcaccATGTTACCAAATTCAATTGGAGATTTGAAACTCTTAAGGTATCTCAACCTATCTAATACTGAGATCAGAAGTATACCTGAATCAACAAGTTTATTGTTTAACTTGCAATGTTTGATATTAAAACATTGTGCCCGACTTATCAGGTTGCCTTCTAATGTAGGAAGTTTGATCAATCTCTATTACCTTGACATTACAAGAGTGAAGTTAGTAGAGATGCCTTTGGGAATGGAAAATTTGAAACGCCTTCATGTGTTATCTAATTTTGTTGTGGGCAAAAACAAGGGATCTTCtataaaagttttgaaaaatttaaaatgtctcTTTGGAGAACTTTGCATTTCAAGATTGGAGAATGTAATTATGGATTTCCGAGGATATATTTTAGCTGACAACAAAGATCTAGAAGTTTTGGTATTAGAATGGGGATCTCAACTTGATGATTCACGAGACaaggcaaaagaaaaagaagtacTTGACTTGCTTCAACCCCACACAAATCTAAGAAAACTTACAATCAAATGTTATGGTGGTCTGGTATTTCCATCTTGGGTAGGAGATCCATCATACTCCAACATGGTGGTCCTAAGATTggaaaattgtgaaaaatgcACTATGTTGCCCTCACTTGGGCAATTAAGCATGCTTAAAGCACTCACCATCAAAGGCATGGTGGGAATAAAAAGGATTGGTTTGGAAATTTATGGGGAAAATTGCTCGAGACCTTTTCCATCTTTAGAGACTATTTGTTTCGAAGATTTGCAAGAATGGGAGTATTGGGACCTTATCAAAGAAAATGAGCGTGTCAACAGTTTTCCTTGCTTGCAAGAGCTTTCCATCTTAGATTGCCCAAATCTCTGTGGTCAGTTACCTGACCATGTTTCTTCATTGGAGAAACTTGTGATTTGTGAGTGCAAGCGATTGGTTGTTTCATTCAACTATCTTCCTTCGttgaaaaaactttttattCATGAATGTCAACAGTTGGTAGTTTCAATCTCAAGCTTTCCTGTGCTCTGTGAACTAGAAGTAGTTGGATGTGAAAGAATGGTGTGTCATAGTCCATTTGACTTTAAGTCACTAAAGTCTATGACTCTTTCATATATTTCAGAAACTAGTAACTGGTTTCTTCAAGAGTTTGAGAAAGTTGAACAACTTAAGATTGTCAATTGTGAAGAGCTTATAGATCCGTGGCTGAATAGAATTTGTTTTCAGAATCTAGCAGAAAGGATGCATAGCTTCACTTCCCTTAGAGAACTATGTATTGAAAATTGTAACAGACTTGTTTCATTTTCAGAAGCAAgttttctttctgttttgaGAGTacttaagattaaaaattgtAGTGctctaaaatttgtttatgaGGGATTGAAGAATGATGATGGACAAGTGGAAATCTTGCAAATTGAGGATTGTCATTCTCTAACGTTTCTTACAAGAGGTTACCTACCTCCATTCCTAAAACAGCTCTCCCTAAAAAATTGTAAGAAATTTCAGGGGTTGTTGGATGATAAAAAGGACACTTGCTCTTCTTCCACTACATTGGTGCATGATGAGGATGTTACAAATGCCAGTGCAAATCTTCTTGAGTATTTGTATATCTCCCAATGCCCATCTCTCACTTTTTTATCACCAAAGGACCAGTTATTTGTCGTTCTAAAACACCTTGATATTCGAGAATGCTTAGAACTCAGAACTTTATTATTGCAAGGCCAGTTACCCACAACACTCGAACACCTGGAGATTTCAGGTTGCTTAGAGCTTACCAGGTTGTCAACTAAAGGTCTGTTACCCAAGGCACTTAAACACCTGGACATTGCTGATTGTCCGAAGCTAAAGTCCATAGCAAAGAGTTTCAATAAAGGTATGTCTGTTGGGTTTATCCAGATCAAGAACTGtaaaaatcttgaatttatACCTGAGGGCATACATAATCTGAATAGTCTCCATACAATGTATTTACAAGATTGTCCTAGTCTTGTCTCCTTTCCTTTAGAAGGCTTTCCCAACACCAACTCAACTGTGTTATCAATTGAGAGGTGTAAGAAACTTAAAGCTTTACCCAGCGGGCTGCACAACCTCCACTGTCTTCGACAATTAGTAATATGGCAATGTCCAAGTATTATGTCCATTCCCAAGGAAGGCTTTCCTACCAACCTAACCTCACTTTCAATTGCTGATCTCAATCTGTATACTTCGCTGTTTGAGTGGGGTCTGCATAATCTCACAAGTCTAAGAAGCCTTGAGATTAGGGGATGCCTAGATGCAATTTGTTTCCCGATAGAGGAAATGAGTATGGTGCTTCCAACCTCTCTAACTCAACTGGCCATTAGATGTTTCccaaaattgaaatatctatCATCTAGGGGTTTTGAGACCCTTAGTTCTCTGGAAGAGCTTTCCATTAGTGACTGCCCGATGTTGTCATCCTTTCCTAAAAGTTTGCCGCCCTCACTTCTGCAATTGTATATTTCTAATTGTCCTACTCTGAAAAAGCACTGCCGAAGGAATAAAGGACAAGAGTGGTCTAAGATTGCTGACATTCCTCGTGTCAGAATAGATTACGAATTTATCTACGACACATG A
- the LOC123202096 gene encoding putative disease resistance protein At3g14460 isoform X1, with protein MPISFPAGKLIFKSPTRFKASLIVIVFHMAVDAFSVSHVFQVTLDRLVSREFMYLSRRHGVALQLEKLKTNLLQIQEAIDYVMRHRHYHEAATVKLWLDELLDLAYDVDDIVDGFATDMFGHELMAQHYFSISKVRNLIPACFTPNISMASKIEDINRHFRKFFAPIPIETSIAVQKIPPPMWSPTKSGFYGRDEDKAKILEMVLSDESSYISIVGMGGIGKTRIVQEVYNDKAVEGFSKAWVDVHYDTDIPRIHNHLLRRTTLPFQKSVEYLIEQAIATIGKKFLFVLDDVWIENDIGWELLGTTFLDAAAGSKIIVTSRNVAVVTTHPSKCYNLNLLTKDAFWAIFEEHAFEIGGSNPQGTSPLIREKVVEKIRGLPLAARTLGDMLRSKHINEWENILNEKTFSFSYESTFNFSYESEIFRVLETSYTNLPSYLKGCFAYCAILNEDYEFEEKELVLLWAADGMILLPSVGQKTLKDVGVKYFQALLEWSIFQPSSSNTSKFRMHGFLISLARRILGKRSFQLGEDFIISKRFDKIRYFSYISDNYDRIEKFEVLHRMTHLRTFLPTARGDNTLYLSNMVLFYLLPKLKTLRALSLENYYITMLPNSIGDLKLLRYLNLSNTEIRSIPESTSLLFNLQCLILKHCARLIRLPSNVGSLINLYYLDITRVKLVEMPLGMENLKRLHVLSNFVVGKNKGSSIKVLKNLKCLFGELCISRLENVIMDFRGYILADNKDLEVLVLEWGSQLDDSRDKAKEKEVLDLLQPHTNLRKLTIKCYGGLVFPSWVGDPSYSNMVVLRLENCEKCTMLPSLGQLSMLKALTIKGMVGIKRIGLEIYGENCSRPFPSLETICFEDLQEWEYWDLIKENERVNSFPCLQELSILDCPNLCGQLPDHVSSLEKLVICECKRLVVSFNYLPSLKKLFIHECQQLVVSISSFPVLCELEVVGCERMVCHSPFDFKSLKSMTLSYISETSNWFLQEFEKVEQLKIVNCEELIDPWLNRICFQNLAERMHSFTSLRELCIENCNRLVSFSEASFLSVLRVLKIKNCSALKFVYEGLKNDDGQVEILQIEDCHSLTFLTRGYLPPFLKQLSLKNCKKFQGLLDDKKDTCSSSTTLVHDEDVTNASANLLEYLYISQCPSLTFLSPKDQLFVVLKHLDIRECLELRTLLLQGQLPTTLEHLEISGCLELTRLSTKGLLPKALKHLDIADCPKLKSIAKSFNKGMSVGFIQIKNCKNLEFIPEGIHNLNSLHTMYLQDCPSLVSFPLEGFPNTNSTVLSIERCKKLKALPSGLHNLHCLRQLVIWQCPSIMSIPKEGFPTNLTSLSIADLNLYTSLFEWGLHNLTSLRSLEIRGCLDAICFPIEEMSMVLPTSLTQLAIRCFPKLKYLSSRGFETLSSLEELSISDCPMLSSFPKSLPPSLLQLYISNCPTLKKHCRRNKGQEWSKIADIPRVRIDYEFIYDTW; from the exons ATGCCAATTTCTTTTCCAGCTGGAAAACTCATCTTCAAATCTCCTACCCGATTCAAAGCCTCTCTCATCGTCATCGTCTTCCATATGGCCGTGGATGCGTTCTCTGTGTCTCATGTTTTCCAAGTGACACTTGACAGACTGGTGTCCAGGGAGTTTATGTATCTTTCACGTCGGCACGGGGTAGCTTTACAGCTGGaaaagttgaaaacaaatttgttGCAGATTCAAGAAGCCATCGACTATGTAATGAGACATCGACACTACCACGAGGCAGCAACTGTGAAATTGTGGCTGGACGAGTTACTGGACTTGGCTTATGATGTGGATGACATAGTGGATGGATTTGCAACTGATAT GTTCGGGCATGAGCTGATGGCCCAACATTATTTTAGCATTAGCAAGGTGCGTAACCTTATCCCTGCTTGTTTTACTCCAAATATCAGCATGGCGTCCAAGATAGAAGATATCAATCGccattttagaaaattttttgccCCAATTCCTATAGAGACATCAATAGCTGTACAGAAAATACCACCCCCGATGTGGTCACCTACAAAATCTGGTTTTTACGGGCGAGATGAGGATAAAGCCAAGATACTTGAAATGGTGTTAAGTGACGAATCAAGTTATATAAGCATTGTTGGAATGGGAGGGATTGGCAAAACAAGGATAGTCCAGGAGGTCTACAACGACAAGGCTGTGGAAGGTTTCAGCAAAGCATGGGTAGATGTCCATTATGACACCGATATTCCACGAATTCACAATCATCTTCTCCGGCGGACCACTTTACCATTTCAAAAATCAGTAGAATATCTAATTGAACAGGCAATAGCTacaattggaaaaaaattcttgtttgtCTTGGATGACGTTTGGATTGAGAATGATATCGGTTGGGAACTCCTCGGGACAACTTTTCTGGATGCAGCTGCAGGAAGTAAAATAATTGTGACTTCACGTAATGTCGCTGTTGTAACTACACATCCGAGTAAATGTTATAACTTGAATCTCCTAACAAAAGATGCCTTCTGGGCTATATTTGAGGAGCATGCATTTGAGATTGGGGGCAGTAATCCACAAGGAACTTCACCCCTAATTCGAGAGAAAGTTGTTGAAAAGATCCGAGGCTTGCCTCTGGCTGCAAGGACTCTTGGTGACATGTTACGCTCTAAGCACATAAATGAGTGGGAAaacattttgaatgaaaaaacaTTCAGTTTTTCGTATGAATcaacattcaatttttcatatgaATCAGAAATTTTCCGTGTGTTAGAAACAAGTTACACGAATCTTCCTTCTTATCTAAAAGGGTGTTTTGCTTATTGTGCAATTTTAAATGAGGATTATGAATTTGAGGAGAAGGAACTTGTACTTTTATGGGCTGCAGATGGTATGATCCTTCTACCATCTGTAGGCCAAAAAACATTGAAAGATGTGGgtgttaaatattttcaagcttTACTAGAATGGTCAATTTTTCAACCATCAAGCAGTAATACTTCCAAGTTTAGAATGCAtggttttttaattagtttggcCCGGAGGATTTTGGGGAAAAGAAGTTTTCAGTTGGGAGaggattttataatttcaaaaagatTTGATAAGATTCGCTATTTTTCTTACATTAGTGATAATTACGATCGAATAGAAAAATTTGAAGTTCTCCATAGAATGACGCACTTAAGGACTTTTCTGCCAACTGCTAGAGGTGACAATACTCTATACTTGAGTAACATGgttcttttttatttgctaCCAAAGTTGAAAACATTGAGGGCATTATCTttggaaaattattatatcaccATGTTACCAAATTCAATTGGAGATTTGAAACTCTTAAGGTATCTCAACCTATCTAATACTGAGATCAGAAGTATACCTGAATCAACAAGTTTATTGTTTAACTTGCAATGTTTGATATTAAAACATTGTGCCCGACTTATCAGGTTGCCTTCTAATGTAGGAAGTTTGATCAATCTCTATTACCTTGACATTACAAGAGTGAAGTTAGTAGAGATGCCTTTGGGAATGGAAAATTTGAAACGCCTTCATGTGTTATCTAATTTTGTTGTGGGCAAAAACAAGGGATCTTCtataaaagttttgaaaaatttaaaatgtctcTTTGGAGAACTTTGCATTTCAAGATTGGAGAATGTAATTATGGATTTCCGAGGATATATTTTAGCTGACAACAAAGATCTAGAAGTTTTGGTATTAGAATGGGGATCTCAACTTGATGATTCACGAGACaaggcaaaagaaaaagaagtacTTGACTTGCTTCAACCCCACACAAATCTAAGAAAACTTACAATCAAATGTTATGGTGGTCTGGTATTTCCATCTTGGGTAGGAGATCCATCATACTCCAACATGGTGGTCCTAAGATTggaaaattgtgaaaaatgcACTATGTTGCCCTCACTTGGGCAATTAAGCATGCTTAAAGCACTCACCATCAAAGGCATGGTGGGAATAAAAAGGATTGGTTTGGAAATTTATGGGGAAAATTGCTCGAGACCTTTTCCATCTTTAGAGACTATTTGTTTCGAAGATTTGCAAGAATGGGAGTATTGGGACCTTATCAAAGAAAATGAGCGTGTCAACAGTTTTCCTTGCTTGCAAGAGCTTTCCATCTTAGATTGCCCAAATCTCTGTGGTCAGTTACCTGACCATGTTTCTTCATTGGAGAAACTTGTGATTTGTGAGTGCAAGCGATTGGTTGTTTCATTCAACTATCTTCCTTCGttgaaaaaactttttattCATGAATGTCAACAGTTGGTAGTTTCAATCTCAAGCTTTCCTGTGCTCTGTGAACTAGAAGTAGTTGGATGTGAAAGAATGGTGTGTCATAGTCCATTTGACTTTAAGTCACTAAAGTCTATGACTCTTTCATATATTTCAGAAACTAGTAACTGGTTTCTTCAAGAGTTTGAGAAAGTTGAACAACTTAAGATTGTCAATTGTGAAGAGCTTATAGATCCGTGGCTGAATAGAATTTGTTTTCAGAATCTAGCAGAAAGGATGCATAGCTTCACTTCCCTTAGAGAACTATGTATTGAAAATTGTAACAGACTTGTTTCATTTTCAGAAGCAAgttttctttctgttttgaGAGTacttaagattaaaaattgtAGTGctctaaaatttgtttatgaGGGATTGAAGAATGATGATGGACAAGTGGAAATCTTGCAAATTGAGGATTGTCATTCTCTAACGTTTCTTACAAGAGGTTACCTACCTCCATTCCTAAAACAGCTCTCCCTAAAAAATTGTAAGAAATTTCAGGGGTTGTTGGATGATAAAAAGGACACTTGCTCTTCTTCCACTACATTGGTGCATGATGAGGATGTTACAAATGCCAGTGCAAATCTTCTTGAGTATTTGTATATCTCCCAATGCCCATCTCTCACTTTTTTATCACCAAAGGACCAGTTATTTGTCGTTCTAAAACACCTTGATATTCGAGAATGCTTAGAACTCAGAACTTTATTATTGCAAGGCCAGTTACCCACAACACTCGAACACCTGGAGATTTCAGGTTGCTTAGAGCTTACCAGGTTGTCAACTAAAGGTCTGTTACCCAAGGCACTTAAACACCTGGACATTGCTGATTGTCCGAAGCTAAAGTCCATAGCAAAGAGTTTCAATAAAGGTATGTCTGTTGGGTTTATCCAGATCAAGAACTGtaaaaatcttgaatttatACCTGAGGGCATACATAATCTGAATAGTCTCCATACAATGTATTTACAAGATTGTCCTAGTCTTGTCTCCTTTCCTTTAGAAGGCTTTCCCAACACCAACTCAACTGTGTTATCAATTGAGAGGTGTAAGAAACTTAAAGCTTTACCCAGCGGGCTGCACAACCTCCACTGTCTTCGACAATTAGTAATATGGCAATGTCCAAGTATTATGTCCATTCCCAAGGAAGGCTTTCCTACCAACCTAACCTCACTTTCAATTGCTGATCTCAATCTGTATACTTCGCTGTTTGAGTGGGGTCTGCATAATCTCACAAGTCTAAGAAGCCTTGAGATTAGGGGATGCCTAGATGCAATTTGTTTCCCGATAGAGGAAATGAGTATGGTGCTTCCAACCTCTCTAACTCAACTGGCCATTAGATGTTTCccaaaattgaaatatctatCATCTAGGGGTTTTGAGACCCTTAGTTCTCTGGAAGAGCTTTCCATTAGTGACTGCCCGATGTTGTCATCCTTTCCTAAAAGTTTGCCGCCCTCACTTCTGCAATTGTATATTTCTAATTGTCCTACTCTGAAAAAGCACTGCCGAAGGAATAAAGGACAAGAGTGGTCTAAGATTGCTGACATTCCTCGTGTCAGAATAGATTACGAATTTATCTACGACACATGGTAA